Proteins encoded in a region of the Atopobium sp. oral taxon 416 genome:
- a CDS encoding PTS sugar transporter subunit IIA translates to MFFDEKIIEIRLDLDTSEEVISYLSDILFQRGIVKKNFCSHVIAREKQFPTGLAINGDFSIAIPHTDSIYVNRPQIALATLSHPIVFKDMVDASKNVNVSLVFLIAMSNPHEQPQLLNNLLTMCQQPNVVKEILKAKTSYAVYKILQIHNLK, encoded by the coding sequence TTGTTCTTCGATGAAAAAATAATAGAAATAAGATTAGATCTTGATACAAGTGAAGAAGTTATTTCATATCTGTCCGATATTCTATTTCAACGGGGCATTGTAAAAAAGAATTTTTGTAGTCATGTTATTGCAAGGGAAAAGCAATTCCCAACAGGGCTAGCTATTAATGGCGATTTCAGTATCGCCATACCGCATACGGATTCTATATATGTAAATAGGCCACAAATTGCTCTAGCAACGTTATCTCATCCAATAGTTTTTAAGGATATGGTTGATGCCTCAAAAAATGTGAACGTGAGTTTAGTGTTCTTGATAGCAATGAGCAATCCGCATGAACAACCTCAGCTTCTTAACAATTTGCTGACGATGTGCCAGCAACCAAATGTGGTGAAAGAAATATTAAAGGCAAAGACGAGCTATGCAGTTTACAAAATTTTGCAGATACACAACTTGAAATGA
- a CDS encoding DEAD/DEAH box helicase, which translates to MDTFDRYAPFVQDFIYSHNWKDLRAVQVAAADVIFNTDDNLLLTASTASGKTEAAFFPILTQFYEDPPTSVGCIYIGPLKALINDQFLRLEPLCNEGNIPVWHWHGDVSQSHKHKMLKHPSGILQITPESLEAMLLHRHSAIPRLFADLRYVVIDEVHSLLRGDRGDQTLCCIQRISRLAHVNPRRIGLSATIGEPEETGVYLSWGSGRKCAIPKFEAPKERWRLSMEHFYISGPQAPERGEDGLGGSTQTVENDVAYEMPYNEHPRSEHIPPRDQRTEDVTDVTDATPQAQSPDKGDDTPEPASDTAPVFADPGIGYIFEHTRGHKCLVFCNSREECEAVTTSLRQYAEANGEPDRFLIHHGNLSASFRESAEDMMRDEDSKLTTVTTATLELGIDIGRLERAFQIDAPFTVSSFLQRMGRTGRRGNPSEMWFVMREEQPEARALLPETVPWKLLQGISLVQLYIEERWVEPPRFNRIPYSLLYHQTMATLASTGEMAPSELARQVLTLTPFHRVSQEDYKVLLRHLIEIEHIHRTPEGGLIVGLAGERQINDFRFYAVFSTDEEFTVRSESQELGTIVQPPPVGERIAIAGAVWVIEEIDYKRHLIECTKVKGKVPAYFGMVAGDINTHILEHMKKVLQEDTVYPYLRRNARFRLAQARHVCRNAHITDQPLINVGGRTYCLFPWLGTYAFLALERFLKIKCAERLGLKGLDSSRPYFLQFTMKVDGYEFFKIVKEEAAKPLDPIDLLYPGEVPYFDKYDEFVPEELIRKGFVLGVLDVDGMLERIRSWPGPNPDESQALPHGYSGTLA; encoded by the coding sequence ATGGATACTTTTGACCGTTATGCCCCCTTTGTTCAGGACTTCATCTATTCCCACAACTGGAAAGATTTACGCGCCGTCCAGGTCGCTGCGGCTGATGTGATCTTCAACACCGACGACAACCTCCTGCTTACCGCCTCGACCGCCTCAGGAAAGACTGAGGCGGCCTTTTTCCCGATCCTGACCCAGTTCTATGAGGACCCACCCACGAGCGTGGGCTGCATCTATATCGGGCCCTTAAAGGCTCTGATCAATGACCAATTCTTGCGCTTGGAACCCCTGTGCAACGAGGGGAATATCCCGGTGTGGCACTGGCACGGGGATGTCTCACAGTCCCATAAGCACAAGATGCTAAAGCATCCCTCGGGGATCCTGCAGATCACACCGGAATCCCTGGAGGCTATGCTGCTGCACCGCCACAGTGCGATACCTCGCCTCTTTGCAGATCTGCGCTATGTGGTGATCGACGAGGTACACTCGCTGCTCAGAGGGGACCGCGGTGACCAGACGCTCTGCTGTATCCAGCGTATCAGCCGACTCGCGCACGTCAATCCCCGCCGTATCGGCCTTTCTGCGACGATCGGTGAACCTGAAGAAACCGGTGTCTACCTCTCCTGGGGCAGTGGCCGTAAGTGTGCGATCCCTAAGTTTGAGGCCCCTAAAGAGCGCTGGCGTCTCTCCATGGAGCACTTCTACATCTCAGGTCCTCAGGCACCCGAGCGCGGTGAAGATGGACTCGGTGGTTCCACTCAAACCGTTGAGAATGACGTCGCCTACGAGATGCCCTACAACGAGCATCCACGCTCAGAGCATATCCCACCACGCGATCAGCGCACAGAAGATGTCACAGACGTCACTGACGCTACACCACAGGCACAATCTCCCGACAAAGGAGATGATACCCCGGAACCCGCCTCAGATACCGCCCCGGTCTTTGCGGATCCTGGCATCGGCTACATCTTTGAGCACACTCGGGGACACAAGTGCCTTGTCTTCTGTAACTCCCGTGAGGAGTGCGAGGCAGTCACCACATCCCTGCGCCAATACGCTGAGGCAAACGGGGAACCGGACCGCTTCCTCATCCACCACGGCAACCTCTCGGCGAGCTTCCGTGAGTCCGCTGAAGATATGATGCGCGACGAGGACAGCAAGCTCACCACGGTGACGACCGCCACCCTCGAGCTTGGTATCGATATCGGCCGCCTCGAGCGCGCTTTCCAAATCGATGCCCCCTTTACGGTCTCTAGCTTCCTACAGCGTATGGGTAGAACCGGCAGACGGGGTAACCCCTCTGAGATGTGGTTTGTGATGCGCGAGGAGCAGCCAGAGGCCAGAGCCTTACTCCCTGAGACCGTACCCTGGAAACTGTTGCAGGGAATCTCTCTGGTACAGCTCTATATCGAGGAGCGCTGGGTAGAGCCTCCGCGCTTCAACCGGATTCCCTACTCTTTGCTTTACCATCAGACGATGGCAACACTGGCAAGCACTGGTGAGATGGCTCCTTCTGAGCTGGCACGACAGGTACTGACTCTGACCCCCTTCCACCGGGTGAGCCAGGAAGATTACAAGGTATTATTGCGGCATCTAATTGAGATCGAGCATATCCACCGCACTCCTGAAGGTGGCCTTATTGTGGGTCTTGCCGGAGAGCGGCAGATCAATGACTTCCGCTTCTATGCAGTCTTTTCAACCGATGAAGAATTCACGGTCCGCAGTGAATCGCAGGAGTTAGGTACGATCGTGCAGCCACCGCCGGTCGGAGAACGTATCGCAATTGCCGGTGCCGTATGGGTGATCGAGGAGATCGACTACAAGCGCCACCTGATTGAATGCACTAAAGTCAAGGGCAAAGTGCCCGCCTATTTCGGTATGGTCGCAGGGGACATCAACACCCATATCCTGGAACACATGAAAAAGGTGTTGCAGGAGGATACGGTCTACCCCTACCTTAGAAGAAATGCCCGCTTTAGACTGGCACAGGCGCGCCACGTGTGCCGCAACGCCCACATCACTGACCAACCACTGATCAACGTGGGTGGCAGGACCTACTGTCTCTTTCCCTGGCTCGGTACCTATGCCTTCTTGGCACTAGAGCGTTTCCTCAAGATCAAATGTGCAGAGCGCTTAGGCCTCAAAGGCCTCGACTCCTCCCGTCCCTACTTCCTGCAGTTTACGATGAAGGTGGACGGCTATGAGTTCTTCAAAATCGTGAAGGAAGAAGCTGCAAAGCCACTCGATCCGATAGATCTGCTCTATCCGGGCGAAGTTCCCTACTTTGACAAGTACGATGAGTTTGTCCCGGAAGAGCTGATTCGTAAAGGCTTTGTCCTCGGCGTCTTGGACGTGGATGGAATGCTCGAGCGGATCCGCTCGTGGCCGGGACCGAATCCCGACGAATCTCAGGCACTACCACACGGCTACTCTGGGACCCTGGCATGA
- a CDS encoding TerB N-terminal domain-containing protein, whose protein sequence is MIHQPHQPDPAAKAQLQAVMRELIRDIIEEQGTYCDEPLIQTGSDYAKRYNQQHGTSSPAHIDHREDHRRSRYVDDDEYAVGFRTSDGRAYLIDDNELRRKLLLARLYSHSNPSTDEDANGLLNSDDTLTEDEFGENVYGGSWNNCPGRWANVGTRRITSHSKRNPHTNLPKTLREMRRLEDEDRKDSFTYYGFRQHTDLFMKETKLAKDYEENTKFSVKWKTLYRPMYTDLTDKELRAYFYWRTQWRHRRVDTAPGFTGLLYAYELLALGDILHNPKETLDELECLLDSYPEDQEDNFVREALETIIQDYRIFSGDNPKLLVGPYHRRYAHAAFILRKAQNYIFSQHKKWEIPDPKYGTDPVSNKDVVEALDIFSSVDPKRSAFFKKHEKERIAITAEVFRDFVEHFHKRRQVNFVNFLVGYRGNIWMPAFDTTPVRVDFGKDQILYDLGDGITLEHKPNPEAFPYAANNFSETFPFGYDHTNPALGKIYREIDRHMREAWNFKHPLKPQKKVARYETKFIVTAIDNFKVKQAEAERIRKEKEERRFTVDLSQLHAIRDASVVTRDALLVDEERQDEPEPVAPVVTVTSTAPENKSQAVPASTPVAQESTETQTDEGHPYSLDDTEFSLLRALLAGKPIQDILKHTPTTPDMLVDSINEKLFDITGDVSLEMDENDQPCLIEDYTDDIRKALNL, encoded by the coding sequence TTGATCCACCAACCTCACCAGCCTGATCCCGCTGCAAAAGCACAGCTTCAAGCCGTAATGCGAGAGTTAATCAGAGATATCATTGAGGAGCAGGGGACATACTGCGATGAGCCTCTGATCCAGACCGGTTCTGACTATGCAAAACGCTATAACCAACAGCATGGCACGTCCTCACCGGCGCACATCGATCATCGCGAAGATCACCGCAGATCGAGATACGTCGACGACGATGAGTATGCTGTGGGGTTCAGGACCAGTGATGGACGAGCATATCTGATCGATGACAATGAGCTGAGAAGAAAACTGCTCCTTGCCCGTCTCTATTCTCACTCGAATCCGTCTACCGATGAGGACGCTAACGGCCTTCTCAACTCTGACGACACGCTTACCGAGGATGAATTCGGCGAGAATGTCTATGGCGGGTCCTGGAACAACTGCCCCGGCAGGTGGGCAAATGTCGGCACCAGACGAATTACCAGCCACTCCAAAAGAAACCCCCACACTAACCTCCCAAAAACGCTCAGGGAGATGCGCAGGCTCGAAGATGAGGACCGCAAAGACAGCTTTACCTACTACGGCTTTCGCCAACACACCGATCTCTTTATGAAGGAAACCAAGCTCGCAAAGGACTACGAAGAGAATACAAAGTTCTCTGTCAAGTGGAAGACACTCTACCGCCCGATGTATACCGATCTGACCGACAAAGAGCTACGAGCGTACTTCTACTGGAGAACGCAGTGGAGACATAGGAGAGTCGACACAGCACCCGGTTTCACCGGGTTGCTCTACGCCTATGAACTTTTGGCACTCGGCGACATTCTCCACAACCCCAAGGAGACTTTAGACGAGCTTGAGTGCCTGTTGGATAGTTATCCCGAGGATCAGGAAGACAACTTCGTTCGTGAAGCTCTCGAAACGATCATTCAGGATTACCGTATCTTCTCCGGCGATAATCCCAAGCTCCTGGTAGGCCCCTATCATCGCAGATACGCCCATGCTGCCTTCATCCTGCGTAAGGCACAGAACTATATCTTTTCCCAGCACAAGAAATGGGAGATCCCGGATCCCAAGTATGGAACTGATCCGGTTTCCAACAAGGATGTGGTTGAGGCTTTAGATATCTTCTCTTCGGTAGACCCCAAGCGTTCCGCCTTCTTCAAAAAACACGAGAAAGAACGCATCGCAATCACCGCGGAAGTATTCCGTGACTTTGTGGAGCACTTCCATAAACGGCGCCAGGTTAACTTTGTGAACTTCCTTGTAGGGTATCGGGGTAATATCTGGATGCCTGCCTTTGACACCACACCGGTCAGGGTAGATTTTGGCAAAGACCAAATCCTCTATGACTTAGGTGATGGGATCACTCTTGAACACAAACCTAACCCTGAGGCATTCCCCTATGCAGCCAATAACTTCAGTGAGACGTTCCCCTTCGGGTATGACCACACGAATCCAGCCCTGGGAAAGATCTATCGCGAGATTGACCGCCACATGCGCGAGGCCTGGAATTTCAAGCATCCCTTGAAGCCACAGAAGAAGGTGGCAAGATACGAGACAAAGTTCATTGTCACGGCAATCGACAACTTTAAAGTCAAGCAGGCAGAAGCAGAACGAATCCGCAAAGAGAAGGAGGAGCGGCGCTTCACCGTCGATCTCTCCCAACTCCATGCAATCAGGGATGCCTCTGTGGTTACCCGCGATGCACTTTTGGTCGATGAAGAGCGCCAAGATGAACCGGAGCCGGTAGCGCCTGTTGTCACCGTTACGTCCACAGCCCCCGAGAATAAATCGCAAGCAGTACCTGCGAGTACACCGGTCGCTCAGGAGAGTACTGAAACACAAACAGATGAGGGACACCCCTACAGCCTGGACGACACTGAGTTCTCGCTGTTGCGTGCACTCCTTGCAGGCAAACCGATTCAGGATATCCTTAAACACACCCCCACCACACCGGATATGTTGGTGGACTCGATCAACGAAAAACTCTTTGATATAACAGGTGACGTCTCACTTGAGATGGACGAGAATGACCAGCCCTGCCTTATTGAAGACTACACGGATGATATAAGAAAGGCCTTGAACCTATGA
- a CDS encoding SIS domain-containing protein, protein MKKMTAEYQKLFEREGKEIENLSDTISGKEVEELKDLIVNASNNIFFTGCGTSAMDAKKIVHTLRVVELKTFFLNPSDAVHGALGVISPGDIVVFISKSGSTKELTSFLPNLKEKNVKIVTVTENPKSEIALQSDLVTIVKINNELDEFGLLATTSSLAVISLFDVIACLIMKESKFTKKQFLINHPSGAVGEKLKNSSNRDRY, encoded by the coding sequence ATGAAGAAGATGACGGCTGAATACCAAAAACTTTTTGAGCGTGAAGGCAAAGAAATAGAAAATCTATCCGATACTATTTCTGGCAAAGAAGTTGAGGAGCTAAAAGACCTAATAGTTAATGCATCAAATAATATATTTTTTACAGGGTGCGGAACCTCTGCTATGGATGCCAAAAAGATTGTGCATACTTTACGGGTAGTAGAGTTAAAGACCTTTTTCTTAAATCCTTCTGATGCTGTACATGGTGCTCTTGGTGTAATTTCACCTGGTGACATCGTTGTATTCATCTCTAAAAGTGGCTCAACTAAAGAACTGACCTCTTTTTTACCGAATTTGAAAGAGAAGAATGTAAAGATCGTTACAGTAACTGAAAATCCTAAGTCAGAGATTGCTCTTCAGTCAGATCTCGTTACTATTGTAAAAATAAACAATGAGTTGGATGAATTTGGTTTGCTCGCTACAACCAGCTCTTTGGCTGTTATCTCTTTGTTTGATGTGATTGCCTGCTTGATAATGAAAGAAAGCAAATTTACTAAAAAACAATTCCTAATCAATCATCCATCTGGCGCTGTTGGAGAAAAATTGAAGAATAGCTCAAACAGAGATAGATATTAA
- a CDS encoding HTH domain-containing protein, producing MKKRSTEILQRLLDTPTHLLPEEVILSDYDMSDKTLRLDIREANAFTQSVDVSSKISLADGSIYLEAGFDYSQITDALSTMDLFEYKLSSEERKIYITVELLLQEGYISLQALADSMFVSRNTVVQDIKLVRYWLSKYDIEVITKGKYGVEINSSEEKQRVLLVDIFLTY from the coding sequence ATGAAGAAGAGAAGCACTGAAATATTACAGCGTCTTTTGGATACACCTACACACTTACTACCAGAAGAGGTGATTCTTTCTGATTACGACATGTCGGACAAAACACTTCGTCTAGATATTAGGGAAGCAAATGCGTTCACTCAAAGCGTGGACGTTTCTTCTAAGATCTCACTTGCAGATGGTTCCATTTATCTCGAGGCTGGCTTTGATTACAGTCAGATAACCGATGCGCTCAGTACTATGGATCTATTTGAATACAAGTTATCGTCTGAAGAAAGAAAGATATACATCACCGTTGAGCTGCTCTTGCAGGAGGGATATATCTCATTGCAGGCCCTTGCTGATTCTATGTTCGTTTCCCGCAATACTGTTGTACAGGACATCAAATTAGTTCGTTACTGGTTGAGCAAGTACGATATTGAAGTGATCACTAAGGGCAAATATGGTGTAGAGATCAATTCGTCCGAAGAAAAACAGCGTGTTCTACTGGTAGATATTTTTTTGACTTATTGA
- the hxlB gene encoding 6-phospho-3-hexuloisomerase, with protein MIFKIAVKLVDIFTRKSKKMNEFDTVINEIVGAESYVDENSIDKLIKIITEHNRIFVFGTGRSGLMLKAFAMRLMQIGKVVYVVGETITPSIQEGDLLIVASASGETGSVVLMARSALKSDVDLFVVSASTESTLAKIHTPDIVIPSGTKYSTASNSVQPLGSLFEQMLLLLFDSSVMRLVNGEQNLDQEMASRHASLE; from the coding sequence TTGATTTTCAAAATAGCCGTAAAGCTTGTGGATATTTTCACTAGAAAAAGTAAAAAAATGAATGAATTTGATACCGTTATTAATGAAATCGTAGGCGCTGAATCCTATGTCGACGAGAACTCTATAGACAAATTAATAAAGATTATTACTGAACATAATAGGATTTTTGTATTCGGTACCGGACGATCTGGTTTGATGTTAAAGGCATTCGCAATGCGACTTATGCAAATTGGAAAGGTTGTCTATGTCGTGGGAGAAACAATAACTCCGAGTATACAAGAGGGTGATCTCTTGATTGTTGCGTCTGCCTCAGGAGAAACGGGCAGTGTTGTGCTTATGGCTAGATCGGCTTTAAAGTCAGATGTTGATCTTTTTGTAGTGTCAGCGAGCACAGAGTCTACTCTGGCGAAAATTCATACGCCTGACATAGTTATTCCTTCGGGTACAAAATACTCCACTGCATCAAATAGCGTTCAGCCACTAGGCAGTCTATTTGAGCAAATGCTCTTACTTCTATTTGATTCCTCGGTGATGAGACTCGTAAACGGTGAACAAAATTTGGATCAAGAGATGGCATCACGTCATGCCAGTCTCGAATGA
- a CDS encoding ATP-binding protein, with the protein MSQQQSNQPARVPKRIASVIINSLKGGVVPRIGLPYITVGREREIAALLHDLSLVQDGGASFRFLVGRYGSGKSFLLQTIRNHAMGNNFVVCDADLSPERRFQGTNGQGLATYRELIRNLSTKTRPDGGALNLVLDRWVSGIQTKVTVEDGIKPDDPTFTDAMERQIMKITSQVQELVHGYDFARLLTMYWHASLEGDAETKANVTKWFRGEYRTKTGARQELGVNIIIDDADWYEYLKVLATFFHAAGYNGLIILIDELVNLYKIPNAISRQYNYEKILTMYNDTLQGKAHYLGIIMGGTPQTIEDRRRGLYSYEALRSRLTQGRFAQEGLADMLAPVIHLEPLTHEELLVLIEKLADIHAELFGYKRTITQQELVAFLSAEFDRVGADSHLTPREVIRDFIEMLDILYQNPTMKIEDLLQGDTFKKPVETPVEEQAALRSKKTNATSSTTAQTGDNGTDEFAEFDI; encoded by the coding sequence ATGAGCCAACAACAGTCAAATCAGCCCGCGCGCGTCCCTAAGCGCATTGCTTCTGTCATTATCAACTCTCTCAAAGGTGGCGTTGTTCCCAGAATCGGTCTCCCCTACATCACGGTCGGCCGTGAGCGTGAGATTGCTGCACTGCTCCATGACCTGAGCTTGGTACAAGACGGCGGCGCAAGCTTCCGTTTCCTTGTGGGCCGCTACGGTTCCGGTAAATCCTTCTTACTGCAGACCATCCGTAACCACGCAATGGGCAACAACTTTGTGGTCTGCGATGCAGACCTCTCTCCCGAGCGCCGTTTCCAAGGCACTAATGGACAGGGACTGGCTACCTATCGTGAGTTGATCCGTAACCTCTCCACCAAGACCCGCCCGGACGGTGGCGCTTTGAACTTAGTTCTGGACCGCTGGGTTTCCGGTATCCAAACAAAGGTCACCGTAGAGGACGGCATCAAGCCAGACGATCCTACCTTCACAGATGCCATGGAGCGCCAGATCATGAAGATCACCTCACAGGTACAGGAGCTCGTGCATGGCTATGACTTTGCCCGTCTGCTTACGATGTACTGGCACGCCAGCCTCGAGGGCGACGCCGAGACCAAAGCCAATGTCACCAAGTGGTTCCGCGGTGAGTACCGCACCAAGACCGGAGCTCGCCAAGAGCTCGGGGTAAACATCATTATCGATGATGCAGATTGGTACGAATACCTGAAGGTTCTAGCCACGTTCTTCCATGCCGCAGGCTACAATGGCCTCATTATCCTGATCGATGAGCTGGTCAACCTGTACAAGATCCCCAATGCAATCAGCCGTCAGTACAACTACGAGAAGATCCTCACGATGTACAACGACACCCTGCAGGGCAAGGCCCACTATCTCGGTATCATTATGGGTGGCACCCCACAGACTATCGAAGACAGACGCCGGGGCCTCTACTCCTACGAGGCACTGAGAAGCCGCCTTACCCAGGGTCGCTTTGCCCAGGAAGGCTTGGCAGATATGCTCGCCCCGGTCATCCACTTGGAGCCTTTAACCCACGAGGAGCTCCTCGTCCTGATCGAAAAGCTAGCCGATATCCATGCCGAACTCTTTGGCTATAAGCGCACCATCACTCAACAGGAGTTAGTGGCCTTCTTATCTGCGGAGTTTGATCGTGTGGGTGCAGATTCACACCTGACCCCGCGTGAGGTTATCCGTGACTTTATTGAGATGCTCGATATCCTCTACCAGAATCCAACGATGAAGATCGAGGACCTGCTGCAGGGCGACACCTTTAAGAAGCCCGTCGAGACGCCCGTAGAGGAGCAGGCAGCCCTACGTTCCAAGAAGACAAATGCCACGAGCTCTACTACAGCTCAGACAGGTGACAACGGCACCGATGAGTTTGCCGAATTTGATATCTAG
- a CDS encoding PTS sugar transporter subunit IIB → MKKMLIMCGAGHATSTIVHSKVNDWLAKNNLTGQIEIKQSAVTEEIDNIKNGDYDIVISTTIVPEEIQSKVINGVGLLTGVGADKVWEQIKEQLSQQ, encoded by the coding sequence ATGAAAAAAATGTTGATTATGTGCGGAGCTGGGCATGCAACATCCACCATCGTGCATTCAAAAGTTAATGATTGGTTAGCTAAAAATAATCTGACGGGCCAAATTGAAATAAAACAATCTGCTGTTACTGAAGAGATCGATAATATTAAAAACGGAGATTACGATATTGTAATCAGCACAACAATAGTTCCAGAAGAAATCCAGTCTAAAGTGATAAATGGTGTAGGTTTATTAACAGGTGTGGGTGCTGATAAAGTTTGGGAACAAATAAAAGAGCAGCTTTCACAGCAGTGA
- a CDS encoding YjbQ family protein, which produces MSFYFQEIEISTVSGRPSYYLITQDIDKIIERSGVENGICLVQTYHTTCSVYFDEYMHDKNYYGDDYLQVDLNHILDRLVPKQSTENYPYLSPGPKHIAYGMKKIDPNYPAVKWTMLNTDAHLRSDFLGSSVTLGVKGGQLLTGPVGQIFFVDFDQTRERDRKIQVIVLGDEEDDG; this is translated from the coding sequence TTGTCATTTTATTTTCAGGAAATTGAGATCAGCACTGTTTCAGGACGGCCATCCTACTACTTGATTACCCAGGATATAGATAAAATAATTGAACGTAGTGGGGTTGAGAATGGGATATGCCTGGTCCAGACTTACCACACAACTTGCTCTGTATATTTTGATGAATATATGCATGATAAAAATTATTACGGAGATGATTATCTTCAGGTAGATCTGAACCATATTCTCGATAGACTAGTCCCTAAACAGTCTACTGAAAATTATCCATATTTAAGCCCGGGTCCTAAACATATTGCCTACGGTATGAAGAAGATAGACCCTAATTACCCTGCAGTTAAGTGGACCATGTTGAATACCGATGCTCATTTAAGATCGGACTTTCTTGGCTCGAGCGTGACGCTTGGAGTAAAAGGTGGCCAGTTACTTACTGGTCCAGTTGGACAGATATTCTTCGTTGATTTTGATCAGACTCGTGAGCGCGATAGAAAAATTCAGGTTATTGTTTTAGGAGATGAAGAAGATGACGGCTGA
- a CDS encoding PTS galactitol transporter subunit IIC → MAIMDAIQWFLGLGSTVGVPLIIIVLGLIFGLKPSKAIISGLTLGAGFIGLNMVINMMAADLQPAITQMVNRFGLSLSIMDVGCGVGGPLAFASSLGALAIPITIIINLILIWLGMTRILNVDIWNLWQPTFIGLLVWAVTGNYGYGIIAICAAFLLELFMGDLMQPITGKFFKLPGIAVTHMMALSATFLAVPLNWLFDRIPGFNKLNTSPEQIQKRFGVLGDPLVVGFIVGLIIALLAGSDVAESLQLGVEMGAVLKILPKMISMFMESLTPISEAAQSFSEKRLHGKKVNIGMDAALTVGHPAVVATSVLMIPISLLLAVILPGNKVLPLGDLTLYVYVFTLLVGAFGGNIVRSIIGATLYSIPMLYLSTWMSPLVMKTFVLANYSIQTTGAFSFELAGLWTNAIFVWASQNLRLVGLIIIIVILLGLMFYMNVVKKYNSGLEEGK, encoded by the coding sequence ATGGCTATTATGGATGCAATCCAATGGTTTTTGGGATTGGGTTCTACAGTAGGCGTTCCATTGATAATTATTGTGCTAGGTCTGATATTTGGGCTTAAACCTAGTAAGGCTATTATTTCTGGCCTAACTCTCGGTGCAGGATTCATCGGCTTAAACATGGTAATTAACATGATGGCCGCAGACCTTCAGCCTGCTATCACTCAAATGGTCAATAGATTCGGTCTTTCGTTAAGCATTATGGATGTAGGATGCGGAGTAGGTGGCCCGCTTGCTTTCGCTAGTTCGTTGGGCGCATTAGCCATTCCTATTACTATCATCATTAATTTGATATTAATCTGGCTCGGTATGACAAGAATTCTAAACGTTGATATTTGGAATTTATGGCAGCCAACTTTTATCGGCCTGTTAGTTTGGGCTGTAACAGGGAACTATGGTTATGGCATTATTGCAATCTGCGCTGCATTCCTCCTTGAGCTGTTTATGGGTGACTTAATGCAGCCTATTACCGGAAAATTCTTTAAATTACCAGGGATTGCTGTCACTCATATGATGGCTCTGTCGGCTACCTTCCTGGCTGTTCCTTTGAATTGGCTTTTTGATAGGATTCCTGGTTTCAATAAATTAAATACTAGTCCTGAACAGATCCAAAAGCGGTTTGGTGTACTGGGCGACCCACTGGTAGTAGGATTCATTGTTGGTCTCATTATTGCATTACTTGCTGGTTCCGATGTTGCTGAGAGTTTACAGTTGGGCGTTGAGATGGGAGCAGTTTTAAAGATCCTGCCTAAAATGATTTCGATGTTTATGGAGAGCTTAACTCCTATTTCTGAAGCTGCACAATCTTTCTCTGAGAAACGTCTGCACGGGAAAAAGGTCAACATTGGTATGGATGCAGCTTTAACTGTCGGTCATCCTGCTGTTGTTGCTACGAGTGTCCTTATGATCCCCATCTCGTTACTGTTGGCAGTGATCCTTCCAGGTAATAAAGTTTTACCTTTAGGTGATTTAACTCTTTATGTATATGTATTTACGCTGCTTGTTGGTGCTTTTGGCGGGAACATTGTAAGAAGCATCATCGGTGCGACACTTTATTCTATCCCCATGCTCTATCTGTCTACATGGATGTCCCCTCTAGTAATGAAAACATTTGTATTGGCAAACTACAGTATTCAAACGACAGGTGCTTTTTCATTTGAGCTTGCTGGATTATGGACAAATGCGATTTTCGTGTGGGCATCACAAAATTTAAGACTAGTGGGATTAATTATCATCATCGTTATTCTTCTAGGATTGATGTTCTATATGAATGTCGTTAAAAAGTACAACTCTGGTCTTGAAGAAGGAAAGTAA